The Amycolatopsis methanolica 239 nucleotide sequence AAACCCTGCTGCAGCTGGCAGGTCGGCACCCGCATGTCCGGGATCTCGACCGGATCGTCGCAGTCGAGGTTGAGCACGGCGAACGCCTTGTGCCAGCCGCCCTCGGCCACCAGCTTCGCCTTCAGCGGCGAGGGCTGGGTGCTGGTGCCCGCCACGTTGCGGGTGTCGCACAGCCGCTGGGCGCCCAGCGCGTCGCCGTACCGGATGAGCAGGTCCATCGCGGCCGCGACGGCCGGGCCCTCGGCGCCGTCGCGCATGGCCTTCTCCTCCTCGGTGAGGATCACCGAACCACCTCGCTCGCGACGACGGGCGCGTGTTGCCCCATCGGGTTCGTCTCCGGCCCGCGGCGCACCGCCGCGAACATCAGCAGGCCGCCGAACACGATCAGCACGATCGGGGTGAACTCGTACGGCATGATCGCGGACAACGCGAGCAGCCACACGGTGTAGAGGCCGGGCAGGATCAGGCCGAACATGTAACCGATCCCGTACCCGCTGGCCCGCACCGAGGCGGGGAACCGCTCGTTGAGGTAGACCAGGATGACGCCCAGCGGCGCCGACGGCAGCACCTTCGCCACCACCGCGATGAGCGCGATCAGCCACACCGGAGCGCCCGCCCGGGCGGCGACGACCAGCAGCGCGAACGCGCCGCCGACCACGAACGCCAGCACCAGCGCCCACCGCATCAGCAGCGCCCGCCGCCCGAACCGCTGCCCGGCCGCGGCCAGCACCATGATCAGCACGATCGAGCAGACCGACCCGATGATCTCCACGGCCGACGACAGCCGCGGGCTCTGGTCGAGCACCTGCACGAGCAGCGTCGGCAGGAACGACACCGACATCTGGGTGGCGAACCAGTAGCCGCAGGTGAACAGGAACACGCTGAAGATCAGCGCCCGGTGCGCGGTGAACAGCTCGACCACCGGCTGACGGGCGCCCCGACGGGCGGTGCGCGCGGAGTCGTCCTCGACGACGTGGCGGTAGTGCATCAGGTACGCCACCCCGAGCGCGAAGCCGAGGAAGAACGGGATCCGCCAGCCCCAGGAGAGGAAACCGCTGTGCGGGAGCACGTCGAGCATGCCGAGCAGAAGCGTGTTGATCACCAGGAACGACGCCGGGGCGCCGATGCCGATGAGACCGCCCACGCGACCGCGACGGCCGGGTGGCGCCTGTTCCAGCGCGAGCGGGATCGGCGCGGCGTACCCGCCGGCGAGGAAGATCCCGCCGATCAGCCGGAGCGCCGCGAACACGGCGATCGCGCCGTAGCCCCAGGACCCGTACCCGGGCAGCAGGCCGATCAGCAGGGTGACGATGGTGAAACCCCAGCCGCTGATCATGGTGACCGGCTTGCGGCCGATGCGGTCGGAGAGGTTGCCGAAGATCACGCTGCCGATCGGGCGGCCGACCAGCCCGACCGTGAACAGCAGGGTGGTGAACGTGGCGCGCACCGACGCGGGCAGGTCGGGCGGCATGAAGTAGGCCATCGCCGCGGGCAGGACCAGCGCGGGCAGATACACGTCGAAACTGTCGACGAACATCGAGAACGCCCCGCCGCGGGCGGACCGTCGCTGGTCGGCTTCGCCGATGGCGGTGGACGGGGGAACTTCGGGCAGCGCCATTGCGGCCTCCTGTCGGGGTGAGGTCAGGGACGGAGCACGGCGCCGTCGTCGAGGGGACGCACGGTCCGGCGGTAGACGGACAGCCAGCCGGTCTCCTCGTGGTCCCGGGCCGGCTGGGGGTTTCGGGTGGCGAGTTCGGCCGGGGCGACCCGCAGGTCGCAGACCCGGCGGGGCAGGTCGATGTGGACGGTGTCGCCGTCGCGGGCGAGCGCGAGCGGTCCGCCGTCGGCGGCCTCGGGGCGCACCTCGCCGACCACGATGCCGCGGTTGACCAGGCCGGAGAGCTGGCCGTCGGTGACGACCGCGACCCGGCCGGTGAGCCCGGCGCGGTCGAGCGCGAACACGATCTGCGAGGCCATGCCCATGCCGGGGCGGCCACGCGGGCCCAGCCCGCGGACGATCACGACGTCGCCGGGCGCGATCCGCCCGTCCGCGAGCGCGGCCACGGCGTCCTCCTGCGACTCGAAGCAGCGGGCGGGGCCGGTGAAGGCGGCCGGCCGCTCGTCGCCGACGGCGAGCTTGACGATGCCGCCGGAAGGGGCGAGGGAACCACGCAGGACCACGATCAGCGGCTGGCCGGTGAACGGCCGGTCGCGTGGGCGGATGACCTCCGGATCGGCCACGGTGACCGGGGCCAGGTTCTCGCCCACGGTGGCGCCGGTCACCGTCACCGGCGACGGGTCGATCAGGTCGCCGAGCGCGCGCATCACGGCTGCCGCGCCGCCCGCGGCTTCGAACTGCTCGATGGTGTGCGGGCCGTTGGGCCGCACGGCGGACAGGACCGGTGTGGCAGGGCCGAGCTCGGCGTACAGGCCGAGGACGTCGACGTCCACTTCGGACTCGGCCGCGACGGCCTGGAGGTGCTTGACGGTGTTGATCGACGCGCCGACCGCCAGGGTCACCCGGACCGCGTTGCGGAAGGCCGCCTCGGTGAGGACGGCGCGCGGACGCAGGTCCTCACCGACCATCTCGACGATCCGGGCGGCGGCGTCGTCGGCGGCGGCCCACATCGCGGGCGAATTCGCCGCCACCGGGGTGGTCCCGGGCAGCGCCATGCCGAGGGCCTCGGCGACGATGTGCATCGAGTTCGCGGTGCCCATGCCCGGGCACACCCCGGGCCCGCCGACGGCGACGTCGCTCATCTCGGTCAGCTCGTCCACTGTGGACGACCCGCAGGCGTGCAGGAACACCTCCTCGATGTCGCAGTGCCCGCCGCGGAAGCACCCGCTGGGCTGGTAGCCGCACGCGACGAGCAGCGTGGGGATGTCCAGCCGCCCGGCGGCCATCAGCTGCGCCGGTGCGGTCTTGTCGCAGCTGGCCAGGCAGATCATGCCGTCCAGCTGGGCGCCCTCGACGGCGACCTCGATGTCGTTGACGATGAGATCGCGGGCGGACAGGATGTAGCCGCCGCCGTGGCCCGCGGAGTGGATGAAGTCGCTGGGCGCGGTCGTGCGCACCTCGAACGCGAGACCGCCCGCCGCGGCGATGCCCTTCTTGATCCGCGCGGCGATCTCGTCCAGGTGGCTGAAACAGATGGCCAGGTCCGACGAGGAGTTGACCACCGCGATCTTGGGTTTCCGGAGGTCGTCGTCGGTGAGGCCGAGCGCGCGCCACTGGGCGCGCCGGGTCGCCCAGCGCACGGTGCCGGGCGGGAAGTCGCTGCGTACCAAGGGTTCTGTCCTCCTCAGCCGTCGAGGTTGGCGGACAACCGGGCGGCGAGATCGCCGTGGTCGATGTCGTGCACGCTGTCCTTGCCCGCGAGGTCCAGCGCGTGCGCGGCCGCCATGCCCATCGCCCCGCACGGGCCCATGACCCGGATGCTCGACAGGGCGGCCGCGTCGCCGTCGACGCAGCGGCCGGCGACCAGGACGTTGTGCGCCTCCGGCGGCGTCATCGCGCGCAGCGGCACGTAGTGCACGTGGTCCGGCCCGAACGTCTCCCACACGTAGCCCTCCGGGCTGTCGTGCAGCTCGACCGGCCACGCGGTGCGCGCGACCGCGTCGGGAAAGCGTTTCCCGGACCGCACCTCGTCCAGCGTCAGCTGGTGGGCGCCCTGCGCCCAGCGGGTCTGACGCCGCCCGGGGAACCCGTAGGCCCGCACCCGGGCCCGGGCGAACGCTTCCGGGAACTCGGTGCGCAGGAACGCCACGACCCGGTCGGCCTGCGCCTTGCCGTCGAGCTGGGCGCGCGCGGCGGCGATCGGGTCCAGCGGCGCCTCGATGTGGGTCATGTTGAGCACGGCGGTGCCCCGGCCGGGGAAGTAGAACGCGAGCCCGTCGTGGCGGCGCAGGCCGTACTCCGCGGCCTTGGCGCCGACCCGCTCGGCCAGCACGTCCGGGTCCGGCGTGCCGTCCTCGTCCACGTGCTCGACGACCAGCTGCTGGGAGCCGTAGATCTCGCGCTCCGGCAGCCGGCACGGCAGCCCCGCCTCCCACACCAGGGAGGCGTCGCCGCTGGCATCGACGAAGCCGACCGCGCCGACCTCGACGGAGCCGTACCGGGTCGCGACGGTGACCGACTCGATCCGTTCCCCGTCGCGGTGCACACCGGTGATCGAGGCGCCGGTGATCACCTGGATGCCGTGCTCGCGCACGGTGTTCTCGACCCACCGGCCCAGCGCGACCTCGTCGTAGCCGACGGTGATCGTGTGCCGGCGGTTGTAGAACAGGTCGCCCGTGGCGTCCAGGTCGCGGAAGATGTCGTCGAAGATCCCGTGGGTGAGCTGGCGGTAGCCGGGAGCGTT carries:
- a CDS encoding MFS transporter, coding for MALPEVPPSTAIGEADQRRSARGGAFSMFVDSFDVYLPALVLPAAMAYFMPPDLPASVRATFTTLLFTVGLVGRPIGSVIFGNLSDRIGRKPVTMISGWGFTIVTLLIGLLPGYGSWGYGAIAVFAALRLIGGIFLAGGYAAPIPLALEQAPPGRRGRVGGLIGIGAPASFLVINTLLLGMLDVLPHSGFLSWGWRIPFFLGFALGVAYLMHYRHVVEDDSARTARRGARQPVVELFTAHRALIFSVFLFTCGYWFATQMSVSFLPTLLVQVLDQSPRLSSAVEIIGSVCSIVLIMVLAAAGQRFGRRALLMRWALVLAFVVGGAFALLVVAARAGAPVWLIALIAVVAKVLPSAPLGVILVYLNERFPASVRASGYGIGYMFGLILPGLYTVWLLALSAIMPYEFTPIVLIVFGGLLMFAAVRRGPETNPMGQHAPVVASEVVR
- a CDS encoding dihydroxy-acid dehydratase, whose product is MVRSDFPPGTVRWATRRAQWRALGLTDDDLRKPKIAVVNSSSDLAICFSHLDEIAARIKKGIAAAGGLAFEVRTTAPSDFIHSAGHGGGYILSARDLIVNDIEVAVEGAQLDGMICLASCDKTAPAQLMAAGRLDIPTLLVACGYQPSGCFRGGHCDIEEVFLHACGSSTVDELTEMSDVAVGGPGVCPGMGTANSMHIVAEALGMALPGTTPVAANSPAMWAAADDAAARIVEMVGEDLRPRAVLTEAAFRNAVRVTLAVGASINTVKHLQAVAAESEVDVDVLGLYAELGPATPVLSAVRPNGPHTIEQFEAAGGAAAVMRALGDLIDPSPVTVTGATVGENLAPVTVADPEVIRPRDRPFTGQPLIVVLRGSLAPSGGIVKLAVGDERPAAFTGPARCFESQEDAVAALADGRIAPGDVVIVRGLGPRGRPGMGMASQIVFALDRAGLTGRVAVVTDGQLSGLVNRGIVVGEVRPEAADGGPLALARDGDTVHIDLPRRVCDLRVAPAELATRNPQPARDHEETGWLSVYRRTVRPLDDGAVLRP
- a CDS encoding FAD-dependent oxidoreductase; translated protein: MPHPLTELKVHTVRKPPGPATHHVTADVCVVGAGIAGLSAAVESARLGRSVVLVDALPVLGGQMVNSLIGLFCGVFGNAPGYRQLTHGIFDDIFRDLDATGDLFYNRRHTITVGYDEVALGRWVENTVREHGIQVITGASITGVHRDGERIESVTVATRYGSVEVGAVGFVDASGDASLVWEAGLPCRLPEREIYGSQQLVVEHVDEDGTPDPDVLAERVGAKAAEYGLRRHDGLAFYFPGRGTAVLNMTHIEAPLDPIAAARAQLDGKAQADRVVAFLRTEFPEAFARARVRAYGFPGRRQTRWAQGAHQLTLDEVRSGKRFPDAVARTAWPVELHDSPEGYVWETFGPDHVHYVPLRAMTPPEAHNVLVAGRCVDGDAAALSSIRVMGPCGAMGMAAAHALDLAGKDSVHDIDHGDLAARLSANLDG